A stretch of Flavobacterium sp. N2270 DNA encodes these proteins:
- a CDS encoding capsule assembly Wzi family protein, protein MKKIYYTFILFVVSFFSHAQISSSNEQHPVFSDCENATSNQYEACFYNTIQDFFFENFKVPNEIAQSNFKGNVVALFETDTLGQFKVIYIDALTDDLKKETKRIFELLPKVKSATYSGRKIVSKFTIKIPIPLQKPQPYNSEPFVEEFNKTNSKLIDNSKILNEFEAVSQNYKPFNNATYKSRLNVPFSHLNYANFDALMNQVGSNNHTATKPYSYQEVAKYYDFEAVSQSLQKDKSSWLGRKLWNENLVAIQGEGYWFTMNPILDLRIGKDLDSEISNTFVNTRGVQVQGELGEELSFSASIFESQGRFADYYNQYAESIKPSGGNPAIIPGIGIAKGFKEDAYDFPLAEANIKYTPSNFLNMQLGYGRNFIGDGYRSLLQGDGTSPYPFLKINTTFWKIKYTNTYMWLKDVRPDVTVDGTYATKYMASHYLSYNVSKRLNIGLFENVVWANTNDRGFDVNFVNPIIFYRAVEFSSSSKAGNAVLGFTSKYKWNNQVNFYGQFLIDEFAIGDVKENNQSWRNKFGYQVGVKYFDAFKVKNLMLQLEYNQIRPYVYSHSNPLTNYAHNNQSMGHNWGANFRELIGIARYFKGRYFGEAKLIFGQRGFDFNTSTDSFNYGGNIYLDYDDNKPYENGVSIAQGNKTTIMIADLQLGYVVNPSANLKVFGNFMFRNFDPTAETVTTLKSNTTWFSIGLRSDLFNWYFDY, encoded by the coding sequence ATGAAAAAAATATACTATACCTTTATATTGTTTGTTGTAAGTTTTTTTTCACATGCACAAATTAGTTCCTCAAATGAGCAGCATCCTGTTTTTTCAGATTGTGAAAATGCAACTTCTAATCAGTATGAAGCTTGTTTTTATAATACCATTCAGGATTTCTTTTTTGAAAATTTTAAAGTTCCTAACGAAATAGCTCAATCTAATTTTAAAGGAAACGTTGTTGCGCTATTTGAAACAGATACTTTAGGACAGTTTAAAGTTATTTATATCGATGCGCTTACAGATGATTTAAAAAAAGAAACAAAAAGAATTTTCGAACTATTGCCAAAGGTGAAATCTGCAACTTATTCTGGTAGAAAAATAGTTTCTAAGTTTACCATTAAAATTCCTATTCCATTACAAAAACCACAACCTTATAATTCGGAACCATTTGTTGAAGAATTTAACAAAACCAATTCTAAACTTATTGATAATAGTAAAATTTTGAACGAATTTGAAGCGGTTTCTCAAAACTATAAGCCCTTTAATAATGCGACTTATAAAAGCCGTCTTAATGTTCCTTTTTCACATTTAAATTATGCTAATTTTGACGCCTTAATGAACCAGGTTGGAAGTAATAATCATACAGCCACGAAGCCTTATTCTTACCAAGAAGTTGCTAAATATTATGACTTTGAAGCAGTAAGTCAATCTTTACAAAAAGATAAGTCGTCTTGGTTAGGAAGAAAACTGTGGAATGAAAACTTAGTTGCGATCCAAGGCGAAGGCTACTGGTTTACTATGAATCCTATTTTAGATCTAAGAATTGGAAAAGACTTGGATAGTGAGATTTCTAATACATTTGTAAATACAAGAGGTGTTCAGGTACAAGGAGAATTAGGTGAAGAGTTAAGCTTTTCTGCCTCAATATTTGAAAGCCAAGGTCGTTTTGCAGATTATTATAACCAATATGCAGAAAGTATTAAGCCTTCTGGAGGAAACCCTGCTATAATTCCTGGAATTGGTATTGCAAAAGGTTTCAAAGAAGATGCTTATGACTTCCCTTTAGCTGAAGCAAATATAAAGTATACGCCAAGTAATTTTTTAAACATGCAATTAGGTTATGGAAGAAATTTCATTGGTGATGGATATCGTTCCCTCTTACAAGGTGATGGAACTAGCCCTTATCCATTTTTAAAAATTAATACTACTTTTTGGAAAATTAAATATACCAATACTTATATGTGGTTAAAAGATGTTCGTCCAGATGTTACTGTTGACGGCACTTATGCTACAAAATATATGGCAAGCCATTACTTAAGTTATAATGTTTCTAAAAGACTAAATATCGGTCTTTTTGAAAATGTAGTTTGGGCAAATACAAACGACAGAGGTTTTGATGTAAATTTCGTTAACCCTATTATTTTTTATAGAGCTGTTGAATTCTCTTCTTCTTCGAAAGCTGGAAATGCTGTTTTAGGATTTACTTCTAAATATAAATGGAACAATCAGGTTAATTTTTATGGTCAATTTTTAATTGATGAATTTGCAATTGGTGATGTTAAAGAGAACAATCAAAGTTGGAGAAATAAATTTGGGTACCAAGTTGGGGTTAAATATTTTGATGCTTTTAAAGTGAAAAACTTAATGTTGCAATTAGAATATAATCAAATTAGACCTTATGTCTATTCTCATAGTAATCCGTTGACAAACTATGCACATAACAATCAAAGTATGGGGCATAATTGGGGAGCTAATTTTAGAGAATTAATTGGAATTGCAAGATACTTTAAAGGAAGATACTTTGGAGAAGCTAAATTAATTTTTGGACAAAGAGGTTTCGATTTTAATACTTCTACTGATTCATTTAATTATGGTGGTAATATTTATTTAGATTATGATGACAATAAGCCTTACGAAAATGGTGTTTCAATTGCTCAAGGAAATAAAACAACAATAATGATTGCAGATTTACAATTGGGTTATGTGGTTAATCCATCTGCTAACTTAAAGGTTTTTGGTAATTTTATGTTTAGAAACTTTGATCCAACAGCAGAAACGGTTACCACATTAAAGTCAAATACAACTTGGTTTTCAATTGGTTTAAGAAGTGATTTGTTTAATTGGTATTTTGATTATTAA
- the cyoE gene encoding heme o synthase produces the protein MLNTITKKSIFANFVAITKARLAISVVFSTIAGYLLGIESWENSSWLTVLLLVIGGYCMVGASNVFNQIIEVDLDALMDRTKNRPLPAGEITKNQALLLGSILTAVGLVILYCINPKTAMFAAISIFMYVSLYTPLKTVTPLSVFVGAFPGAIPYMLGWVAATGHFGIEAGALFMIQFFWQFPHFWAIGWFLYDDYKKAGFFMLPTGERDKKTALQTILYTIWMILASLIPVFGITGRLYLTKASAVIIFLLGIWMLYSAVKLYQEMDAKAARKLMIVSVTYISLIQIIFVLDKFLR, from the coding sequence ATTTTGAATACAATTACTAAAAAATCAATATTTGCTAATTTTGTTGCAATTACTAAAGCTAGACTAGCTATTAGTGTTGTTTTTTCTACAATTGCAGGTTATTTATTAGGTATTGAATCTTGGGAAAATTCGAGCTGGCTAACAGTTTTATTGTTGGTAATTGGTGGATATTGTATGGTAGGTGCTTCAAATGTTTTCAATCAAATAATTGAAGTTGATTTAGATGCGCTAATGGATAGAACTAAAAACCGTCCATTACCAGCCGGAGAAATCACAAAAAATCAAGCATTATTATTAGGAAGTATATTAACTGCAGTTGGATTGGTTATACTGTATTGTATAAATCCTAAAACAGCTATGTTTGCAGCTATCTCAATATTTATGTACGTCAGTTTATATACTCCATTAAAAACAGTAACACCATTATCTGTTTTTGTTGGGGCTTTTCCTGGTGCAATTCCGTATATGTTAGGTTGGGTTGCGGCCACAGGACATTTTGGTATTGAAGCTGGTGCGTTATTTATGATTCAATTCTTTTGGCAATTCCCTCATTTTTGGGCAATTGGTTGGTTTTTATATGACGATTATAAAAAAGCAGGTTTCTTTATGTTGCCTACTGGCGAAAGAGATAAAAAAACTGCCTTGCAAACCATATTGTATACAATTTGGATGATTTTAGCGTCATTAATTCCTGTTTTTGGTATTACAGGAAGGTTGTATTTAACTAAAGCGTCTGCTGTAATTATTTTTTTACTAGGTATATGGATGCTTTATTCTGCTGTTAAGTTATATCAAGAAATGGATGCTAAGGCCGCAAGAAAGCTTATGATTGTGAGTGTAACATATATTTCATTAATTCAAATAATATTTGTTTTAGATAAATTTTTAAGATAA
- a CDS encoding heme-copper oxidase subunit III: METKMTIEEHQLRKGKSYKLLLLFGMISILMIFAGLTSAFVVSTSRPDWMNDFQMPSAFIYSTLVMLTSSVAFYLAYKAIKSNNRAQATMFFWTTLLLGFLFVYLQFKGFQQAVESGYFFTGSESNVTTSFLYIVVLVHLVHLIGGFISLFIVIYNHYKQKYNPSQTLGIELSAMYWHFMDFIWVYLFLFFYFFK, from the coding sequence ATGGAAACGAAAATGACTATTGAAGAACATCAATTACGAAAAGGTAAATCGTATAAGTTATTGTTGTTATTTGGGATGATAAGTATTTTGATGATTTTTGCAGGCCTTACAAGCGCATTCGTTGTAAGTACTTCTAGACCTGACTGGATGAATGATTTTCAAATGCCATCCGCATTTATTTACTCTACATTAGTTATGCTTACTAGTAGTGTTGCTTTTTACCTTGCGTATAAGGCAATAAAGTCAAATAATAGAGCTCAAGCTACAATGTTTTTTTGGACAACACTATTATTAGGATTTTTATTTGTTTATTTGCAATTCAAAGGCTTTCAACAAGCAGTTGAAAGTGGTTATTTTTTTACAGGGAGTGAAAGTAATGTAACGACTTCTTTTTTATATATTGTAGTGCTTGTGCATTTGGTACATTTAATTGGAGGCTTTATTTCGTTATTTATCGTAATTTATAATCATTATAAACAAAAATACAATCCCTCTCAAACCCTTGGTATTGAGCTAAGTGCGATGTATTGGCACTTTATGGATTTTATTTGGGTTTATTTGTTTTTATTTTTCTATTTTTTCAAATAG
- a CDS encoding cytochrome c oxidase subunit 3 produces MGATVTSHDEHALLDGGPGPLGATYGKMMMWFFIVSDALTFSGFLAAYGFSRFKFIENWPIADEVFTHFPFLHGVPAPMYYVALMTFILIFSSVTMVLAVDAGHQMKKGKVAFYMFLTIIGGFIFLGSQAWEWKNFIKGEYGAIETKGGSILQFVDKDGKRVALHEFAKVMPEDRVQLTRDKGFWFTGESALPSYSVNEVVEGFKAHPNVLVRSEQIVDKEKVVLSREESLERLASAVYVVEGANLIRNEYGHKLFADFFFFITGFHGFHVFTGVILNIIIFFNVILGTYEKRKSYEMVEKVGLYWHFVDLVWVFVFTFFYLV; encoded by the coding sequence ATGGGAGCGACAGTTACTTCACATGATGAACACGCTTTATTAGACGGCGGTCCAGGACCTTTAGGTGCTACTTATGGTAAAATGATGATGTGGTTTTTTATCGTATCAGATGCTTTAACATTTTCAGGATTTCTTGCAGCGTATGGTTTTTCAAGATTTAAATTTATTGAAAACTGGCCAATAGCGGACGAAGTGTTTACTCACTTTCCTTTTTTACATGGTGTTCCTGCACCTATGTATTATGTTGCATTAATGACGTTTATCTTAATTTTTTCATCTGTAACGATGGTTCTTGCAGTTGATGCTGGGCATCAAATGAAAAAAGGAAAGGTTGCATTTTACATGTTCTTAACTATTATTGGTGGTTTTATATTCTTAGGTTCACAGGCTTGGGAATGGAAAAACTTTATCAAAGGAGAGTATGGTGCAATAGAAACTAAAGGAGGGTCAATTTTGCAATTTGTAGATAAAGACGGAAAACGTGTTGCTTTACATGAGTTTGCAAAAGTTATGCCTGAAGACAGAGTTCAACTTACTAGAGATAAAGGTTTTTGGTTTACAGGAGAGTCTGCATTACCTTCATATTCTGTTAATGAAGTGGTTGAGGGTTTTAAAGCACATCCAAATGTTTTAGTTAGGTCTGAACAAATTGTAGATAAAGAAAAAGTTGTTCTTTCAAGAGAAGAATCTTTGGAAAGATTAGCATCAGCTGTATATGTTGTAGAAGGAGCTAATTTGATTAGAAATGAATATGGGCATAAATTATTTGCTGATTTCTTCTTCTTTATTACTGGATTTCACGGTTTTCACGTTTTCACTGGAGTTATATTAAACATCATTATTTTCTTCAATGTAATTTTAGGTACTTATGAGAAAAGAAAGAGTTATGAGATGGTTGAGAAAGTTGGGTTGTATTGGCACTTTGTAGATTTAGTTTGGGTATTTGTTTTCACATTCTTCTACTTAGTATAA
- a CDS encoding cytochrome C oxidase subunit IV family protein, whose amino-acid sequence MAHAHESNTKRIWVVFAILSVITTVEVALGIVKPDALFRAHFLSTSLLNWIFIILTIVKAYYIVWAFMHLEGETKGLRWSIVAPLVFLILYICFILLVEGDYVYEVYKTGQIKWNF is encoded by the coding sequence ATGGCACACGCACACGAATCGAATACAAAAAGAATTTGGGTAGTTTTTGCAATTTTATCTGTAATTACTACTGTTGAAGTAGCGTTAGGTATTGTTAAGCCAGACGCATTGTTTAGAGCTCATTTTCTTTCAACTAGTTTATTGAATTGGATATTTATTATTCTTACAATTGTTAAAGCTTATTATATAGTTTGGGCATTTATGCATTTAGAAGGTGAAACAAAAGGATTAAGATGGTCTATTGTAGCTCCTTTGGTGTTTTTGATTTTGTATATATGTTTTATATTATTAGTCGAAGGTGATTATGTATATGAAGTATATAAAACAGGTCAAATTAAATGGAATTTTTAA
- a CDS encoding SCO family protein, producing the protein MKNKSYIGISFIVLIFGIWTVKEIKARYFTKSELIEIGSAPSFSLTNQENKTISDKDLKGKVYVVEFFFSTCPTICPKMNQNMLAIEKQFISNDDFGIVSITINPDNDTVEVLKDHAAHLGVTSKNWHFLTGDKDYIYEIANKGFNLYASVNNKAKGGFEHSGFFALIDRNGNIRCRKDEFGNPILYYDGIEQTGVDAIKEDIKLLLEE; encoded by the coding sequence ATGAAAAATAAATCTTACATAGGTATTTCGTTTATTGTTTTGATTTTTGGAATTTGGACAGTAAAAGAAATTAAAGCACGATATTTTACTAAATCTGAATTAATTGAAATTGGTTCGGCTCCTAGTTTTTCGTTGACAAATCAAGAAAATAAAACAATTTCTGATAAAGATTTAAAAGGCAAAGTCTATGTGGTTGAGTTTTTCTTCTCAACTTGTCCTACAATTTGTCCAAAAATGAATCAAAATATGCTTGCTATTGAGAAACAGTTTATTTCTAATGATGATTTTGGAATTGTATCAATTACAATAAACCCTGATAATGATACGGTTGAGGTATTAAAAGATCATGCGGCTCATTTAGGAGTTACAAGTAAAAATTGGCATTTCTTAACTGGAGATAAAGATTATATTTACGAAATTGCTAACAAGGGCTTTAATCTTTATGCTTCTGTAAATAATAAGGCTAAAGGTGGTTTTGAACATTCTGGTTTTTTTGCTTTGATAGATAGAAACGGAAATATTAGATGTAGAAAAGACGAGTTTGGAAATCCTATTTTATATTATGATGGAATCGAACAAACAGGTGTTGATGCAATAAAAGAAGATATTAAACTATTATTAGAAGAGTAA
- a CDS encoding DUF420 domain-containing protein has translation MGQNNIETKYNKIIIALSIVIPVAVAILFGINLRKLGFDVEPLSFLPPIYATINGFTAVFLVAAVVAIKNGKRTLHERLMKFAIACSVAFLVMYVAYHMTSDSTKFGGEGAIKYAYFFILITHIVLSIVIIPLVLITYVKALAQRFDKHKKIAKITFPIWLYVAITGVIVYLMISPYYVN, from the coding sequence ATGGGACAAAATAATATAGAAACAAAATATAATAAAATTATAATTGCTTTGTCAATTGTAATACCTGTTGCGGTTGCAATTTTATTTGGTATTAATTTAAGAAAATTAGGTTTTGATGTTGAGCCATTATCTTTCTTGCCGCCTATTTATGCTACAATTAATGGTTTTACAGCAGTATTTTTAGTTGCTGCAGTTGTGGCTATTAAAAATGGTAAAAGAACACTACATGAAAGGTTAATGAAATTTGCGATAGCATGTTCTGTAGCTTTCTTGGTAATGTATGTTGCTTATCACATGACTTCAGATTCTACTAAATTTGGTGGAGAAGGAGCTATCAAATATGCTTACTTTTTTATTTTAATTACTCATATTGTGCTTTCAATTGTAATTATCCCATTAGTTTTAATTACTTACGTTAAGGCATTAGCGCAACGATTTGATAAACATAAAAAAATTGCAAAAATTACATTTCCTATTTGGTTGTACGTGGCAATTACAGGTGTAATAGTTTATTTAATGATTTCTCCTTATTATGTTAATTAA